The sequence GCATGGACGATGTCATCGACGGACTTGAGGCTTCCGCCACCCGTTTCTATATGTACAACATGACCCAGACAGACGAGTACATCGGCCAATTCGCCGAAATTCTCCGTCAGTCTTCTTATGAGATCCAGAAGGCGGTTCATCTGCTGTCGCAGAAGAAGCTTCTGGCTATCCGCGAATATACGATTCGGCTGAATGACCTGGAGAATCAGGGCGATGAAGTGCTGCGCAACTGTACTAAGGCATTGTTCGCGCAGGTCAAGGACCCGATTGAACTGATCAAGCGCAAGGAGCTGTACGAGCGTTTGGAGACGACGACGGACAAATGCGAAGACGTAGCCAACATACTTGAATCAATTATTATGCGCAACTCATAAGGGGCAAGTAACTATGGATACATCATCTTTATTGGTTCTAGGCATCGTCATCATACTCGCACTCGGCTTTGACTTCATCAACGGCTTCCATGATACGGCGAATGCGATTGCAACTTCCGTATCGACCCGGGCGCTGTCACCGCGTACGGCGATTATTATGGCCGCGTGCATGAACTTTATCGGAGCGATACTGTTTACCGGCGTAGCTAAGACCATCGGCGGCAGTGTAACCGATCCGACGAAGCTGGACAACGGGATCGAAGTCGTCATTGCTACGCTTGTTGCCGCGATTATCTGGAACCTGATCACCTGGTGGTTCGGTATTCCCTCTTCTTCATCCCATGCGCTGATCGGAGCGCTCGCCGGAGCGGTCTACGTAGGGGCGGGCTCGGATCATATCAAATGGAGCGGATTTAGAGACATTGTAGAAGGGCTTATCTTCTCTCCGATTATCGCTTTCGTTATCGGATATATTGTCATGACTATACTCAAATGGATTTTTGCGAAGCAAAGTCCGCATACGGTTAACAAAGGCTTCCGCACGATGCAGATCATAACGGCCGCTTTCCAGTCGTTCACTCACGGAACGAATGACGCGCAGAAAGCAATGGGGATCATTACGTTTGCGCTTGTCACCTCCGGCCGTCTGGATACGATGGAGGTTCCGGTTTGGGTAAAAATTTCGGCCGCGACCGCTATGGCGCTCGGCACCTCAATCGGCGGCTGGAAGATTATCAAGACGATGGGTACGAAAATATTCAAAATCGAACCGATCAACGGATTTGCCGCCGACATTTCGGCAGCTTCCGTTATCTTTTCGGCGACGCTGCTGCATTTGCCGGTAAGTACTACCCATGCGATCACGTCAGCAATTCTTGGCGTCGGCTCAGCGAAGCGCTTCTCCGCAGTCAAATGGGGCGTAGCGGGCCGGATCGTCGTTACCTGGTTTATTACGATACCGATCAGCGCGGCGCTGGCAGGCATTATTTTTAAAATTCTATTTTAGCTCTGAAGCGGTAATACGCGGGGCCGGATCGACAACGTCGATTCGGCTTCTTTTCTTGCATAAAGGGACAATCGGAAGCGACTTATGTCACAAAAAGTTACAGCAAAACGATAAAAAACATTAATCAATGAGAAAAGAAAATAAAATACCTCACAATTCTCGAGGAAAATTGCGGTTTTAATATGAAAATCATTGTAGGAAAATGTAGTTTTCCATAGTGTCTACAGTAAGGTTGTTTTCAAGTGTTACCATAGCTGACAGCAAGGCGTTTTTTAGAAGATTCCAAATGTCAGGGCAATATAGAGCAAGGGGGGGACAGTCGTTGATCGATTTTCAGCAGGTAGATAAACATTACGGACAATTCCACGTACTCAAGAGCATCAATCTGCATGTTGAGGAGGGGGAAGTGGTCGTTGTGGTCGGTCCGTCCGGCTCGGGCAAGAGTACGATGCTTCGCTGCATCAATCGTCTGGAGACGATTACGAGAGGGCAGCTTACCGTAAACGGCGCGGCCATTAATGACAAGAAGACGGATATCAACAAAGTCCGGCGGGATATCGGCATGGTGTTCCAGCACTTCAATCTGTATCCGCATAAAAAAGTAATCGAAAACATCACGCTGGCGCCTGTCAAGGTGCTGGGCGTACCGAAGGCGGAGGCCGAGCAGACGGCGATGTATTATCTGGAGAAGGTCGGCATTGCCGGCAAGGCGCAGTCCTATCCGAATCAGCTCTCCGGCGGGCAGCAGCAACGTGTGGCGATCGCCAGGGGACTTGCGATGAAGCCTAAAATCATGCTGTTCGACGAACCGACGTCGGCGCTGGACCCGGAAATGGTCGGCGAGGTGCTTGACGTTATGCGGACACTGGCCAAGGAAGGAATGACGATGGTCGTCGTTACCCACGAGATGGGCTTTGCCCGCGAGGTGGCGGATCGCGTGATCTTCATGGACCAGGGACAGATCGTGGAGGAAGCCGCTCCGGAGCAATTCTTCGCAAATCCGCGCGAGGAGCGCACGCGAACTTTTCTCAGCAGGGTATTAAGCCACTAAAAATATAATAAAAACTGGGGAGGAACAAACATGAAAAAGAGTTGGAAGCTGTTAAGCGTAATGATGATCGCCATGCTGCTCATTCTTGCAGGCTGCGGCGGCAACAATGCGGGTGGAGGCAACGCCGCTAAGGGAGAAAGCGGAGCGGATGGAATCGCGACGATCAAAGAGCGCGGCAAACTGCTGGTCGGCGTTAAATTCGACACGAAGCTGTTCGGTCTGAAGGACCCTGCGAGCGGCCAGGTTGAAGGCTTTGACATCGACATTTCCAAAGCGATCGCGAAGCATATCCTTGGCGACGAAAATGCAATTGAGCTGAAGGAAGTAACCTCCAAGACACGGATTCCGATGCTGAACAACGGCGAAATCGATATGGTCGTAGCGACGATGACGATTACGGAAGAGCGAAAGAAAGAAGTCGATTTCTCCGACGTCTACTTCCAGGCCGGACAATCGCTGCTCGTTAAGAAAGGAAGCCCGGTTAAAGGCATCGCGGACATTACGAAAGACTCCACAGTGCTCGGCTCCAAAGGCTCCACTTCGGTTAAAAATATTAAAGAAAAAGTTCCGGGCGTAACCGTGCTCGAATTCGACAACTACCAGGATGCTTTCACTGCGCTGAAAACAGGCAAGGGCGACGCGCTGACGACGGACGACGCGATTCTCTATGGTATGGCAGCTCAAGACCCGAACTATGAAGTGGTAGGCGAACCGTTCACCGATGAGCCTTACGGCATTGCCGTGCAAAAGGGCAACAGTGCGGTAGTTAAGGCGATCAACGACACGCTGGCCGAGCTGAAATCGAGCGGCGAGTACGACAAAATCTATGAAAAATGGATCGGTAAAGCGCCGGCCAAGTAAGTTTATATAAGGCAGGTTCACTGCTTAATGTGCATGGGGATGCACACAAAGAGGGGAATTATAGAAAAATCGGCTTAAAGTCGGCATCAGCGAAAGGATGGGACGGGCGATTTCCGCTGGCCATCCTTTCGTGCTTGTCAGAGGACGACCGTGAAGAGAGCACGGGGAACAATAGAAAATTAGAGATAGTTATAAGTACAGGACTATGCCAATCGCTATTATGAGACAAAAGGCAGGTGATCAAGATGCAGTTTTCCATTTTGACGGACTATTTCAGCACTTATATGGAAGGATTCCGCGGTACGATTCTTTCCAGCTTGCTGGCGCTAGCAGGGAGCTTTCTGCTGGGTACCCTAATTGCAGTATTCCGCATTTCTACCGTAAGAGCGCTGAGATGGTTCGGGACCGGGTACGTTGAGTTTATCCGCAATATCCCGCTCCTGCTCGTCGTATATATTTTTTACTACGGCCCATCGGCATTCGGCTCGTCTCTGGACGGATTTACGGCCGGCACCATTGGCCTTACGGTGTATACGTCGGCGTTTATCGCCGAAGCGATCCGCGCAGGAATAGCGGCTGTTCCCAAGGGGCAGACCGAAGCGGCGCGCTCATCAGGCCTGACCTATGTGCAGACGATGATTTATGTCGTGCTGCCGCAAGCGATCAAGCTGGTTATTCCGCCGCTCGGCAACCAGTTCATCAACCTGATCAAGAATTCGTCGGTGCTGACGATCGTGGCCGGACTTGATCTAATGTATTTTGCGGATATCGTCAACAGCGATACGTTCCGTACGTTCGACACCTACGTATTCGTCGCGCTGTTCTATCTGGTGCTGACTCTGCCGCTCAGCTATGGCATGAGAGTATGGGAGCGCAGATTGCAGCGCTAAGAATCCCCACAAAGTGAAGATGGAGCTCCGAAGCGAAGTCCGAATACTTTGCGGGGACCCCGGAAGAGAAAAGTTAGCCCCACAAAGTGTAGAGAGTGCTAACGGAGCGTATTCCAAGCACTTTGCGGGATCGAAAGGAGGATAAACGATGGATTTTGCCGGCGCTTACTCGGCGGATAATCTTAAATTTTTGCTGGACGGATTGTATGTCACGCTGATTGTCGCTTTTACGGCGATTATTCTCAGCTTCCTGCTTGGCTGTATCATCGGTGTCGTCCGCTATGCGAAGGTTCCGGTATTGTCGCAGATCAGCTTCGTATTTGTGGAATTGAGCCGCAACCTGCCGCTGCTGCTCATTATCTTCTTTATGCGCTTCGCGCTGCCGGAGGTTGGAATCAAGCTCGGGCTGATGACAGCGGCGATTGCGGCGCTGACGATTTTTGAAGGGGCGATGATTTCGGAAATTGTGCGCGGCGGACTTACCTCGGTTGACAAAGGGCAGATTGAAGCGGGACGCTCGTCGGGACTTACGGGAGTGCAGACGCTGTGGCATATCGTGCTTCCCCAGGGTCTCCGGCGCATGGTTCCGCCGTTGGTCAGTCAGTTTATTTCCCTGCTGAAGGACACATCGTTGGCGGTAATTATTTCTCTGGCGGAACTGATGCACAATGCCGGAATCATTATCGGACACGGCTACAACTATACGATTCCGACGCTGCTGCTTGTAGCGCTGATCTATTTTACAGTCAATTTCCTGCTGTCCCAGCTGTCCAAACGCCTGGAGACAAAGAATGCATGATGCCATGACGAAGTCGTTTTTCGTAGTATTTTATAGGAATTCACAGCGGTTTATGGTACTATAATGGCTAATACTAGCACGCGGGAGTATTGGCTAATGGGGCAGCCGCTTAACCGACATCCATATATTCAGATTCTGCTGGTCGCGGTTGTAACGGCGATTGCCGGGGAGTTCAAGATCAATCCCTATGCTGGCGACATCTTCAGAATCGGCTTAGGCAGCAGTGCATTTCTGCTGTTTTTGCTTTTGTTTCGGCATCTTCCGTTTATACTCACCGGCGTGGCTACGGGCGTATCCGTGCTGCTGTTCCGGACAGGCCTTGATCTGGCGGGAACGGATTTTACCCTGCTGGAGATTATGGCCAGACACTGCTCCGCGATGGTGTATTACATAGTTTTCGCTGTACTGATGCGTGTAATCAAAGAACGGATGGACGGTTTCCATCCGCTGGTGCTGGGGGCGGTGGCAGCAGTCATCGATCTGCTCTCCAATGAGATGGAACTGCTGACCCGGCTGTTTGTGCTGGGAACGACCTCGTTCCGCCTGAATGAATGGACGTATCTGATGGCGATTGCCATGCTGAGGACCTATTTTACGACCGGTCTATACAGCAGCATATCGATTAGCCGGCTTCGGCTGGTGCAGAAGGAACAGAACCGCCGGATGGAGCAGATGCTCGGCTTCGGATCGGGCCTGTACGGGGAGGTGTTCTATCTGCAAAAATCAATCGGCACGCTGGAACAGGCTACGCTGGACAGTTATGATTTGTATCGCAGTCTCAAAGACGGCGGAGAGCCGGCCCACAGCCGCCAGGTGCTCCATATCACGCAGCAGATTCATGAGGTGAAGAAGGATTCGCAGCGGATTCTGGCGGGTCTGACGAAGCTGGTGGACCGTGAAGTAACCGGCGACATGCCGCTGTCTGGCATTCTTCGTTTTACCGTGAAGAGCAACCAGAAGTATGCCGACATGCTTGGCAAGAATATCACGATCATTCAGCAGACCACCTCCGATTATGCCACTGCAAGCTATATCCCTCTGCTCACGCTGCTCAATAACCTTACAGCCAATGCCGTCGAGGCGATCAAGGATACGGGAACCATCTATCTGAACATATACGAAAAAGAAGAAATGACCGTGCTGACGGTCACCGACAGCGGCGGCGGTGTGAACGACCGCGACCGCGAGCTGCTGTTCGAGCCGGGCTTCACAACCAAATTCGATGATGAGGGCGTGGCGGCAACGGGAATCGGACTGTCGCATGTGCAGGATATCGTCAGGTTATTCGAGGGCAAGATTACGGTCAGCAACGCCCCCTATGCAGGAGGGGCCATGTTCAAGATCGCCATTCCCACGAAGAATCTGCGAAAGGAGGAGTAGAGCATGCCGCTATCTTTCTGTATTGTTGACGATGACCGGAGCGCCAGAAGAATGCTGCAGCATATTATCGAGGCCAGCGGGCTTGGCGAAGTGACGGGGACAGCCGAAGGCGGCCAGGAAGGCGTCAGGCTTATTCTGGAAGAGTCGCCGGACATTGTGCTGATGGATCTGCTCATGCCCGACCAGGACGGGATTGAGACAATCCGCTCCCTGCAGGCGCAGGGCTGCAAGTCCAAGTTCGTCATGATTTCGCAGATCGAGAATCAGGATATGGTCGGAAGGGCGTATGAGAGCGGCATCGAATTCTTCATCCGCAAGCCGATTAACCGGATTGAGGTGGAGACCGTGCTGCGCAGGGTGAACGAACGCTATGCCATGAGCCGCTATCTGGACGAAATCAAATCGAGTCTGGAGAAGCTGGAAGGGCTTCAGTTCGGAGGGGCTCCTGCGATTCCGGCCCGGCGTACGGTTAAGGATGCCGTTCAGCCAATCCTGATGAACATGGGCATGATCGGCGAGAGCGGCAGCCGCGATATTACAGCAATCATGGAAATCCTGATGGAACGGGAGGATGCGGGAACGCTGCCCCCGCTTAAGGAGTTGTACGAGGCGGTGGCCGCCCGTTATAAAAAGGGCACGAGCGACATCGCCAAGGAAACAAAGGCTATCGAGCAGCGGCTGCGGCGGGCGCTGGCGACGGGGCTGACGCATTTGGCCTCCATCGGTCTGACCGATTACAGCCATCCCAAATTCGAATACTACGCGCCGCTTTACTTCGAATTTGAGGATGTGCGCGCCAAGATGAAGGAGATTGATCAGGGCCGGGAATCCGGCAAGGCCAAAGTGAATATTCGCAAATTTTTGCAAGTAATGGCTCTGGAGCTTCAGGAAGGACTAGGGCGCTAATAAGATCCCCTCCCGAATTTGGGCAGGGGTTATTTCTGCTGTACAAT is a genomic window of Paenibacillus durus ATCC 35681 containing:
- a CDS encoding DUF47 domain-containing protein, which codes for MRLRKKDIFFETLENMADTIVQAADYFAQHLSDLSDLEVFAGEMKKYESQCDTYTHTVIKELNKTFITPLERDDIMALITSMDDVIDGLEASATRFYMYNMTQTDEYIGQFAEILRQSSYEIQKAVHLLSQKKLLAIREYTIRLNDLENQGDEVLRNCTKALFAQVKDPIELIKRKELYERLETTTDKCEDVANILESIIMRNS
- a CDS encoding inorganic phosphate transporter, yielding MDTSSLLVLGIVIILALGFDFINGFHDTANAIATSVSTRALSPRTAIIMAACMNFIGAILFTGVAKTIGGSVTDPTKLDNGIEVVIATLVAAIIWNLITWWFGIPSSSSHALIGALAGAVYVGAGSDHIKWSGFRDIVEGLIFSPIIAFVIGYIVMTILKWIFAKQSPHTVNKGFRTMQIITAAFQSFTHGTNDAQKAMGIITFALVTSGRLDTMEVPVWVKISAATAMALGTSIGGWKIIKTMGTKIFKIEPINGFAADISAASVIFSATLLHLPVSTTHAITSAILGVGSAKRFSAVKWGVAGRIVVTWFITIPISAALAGIIFKILF
- a CDS encoding amino acid ABC transporter ATP-binding protein — translated: MIDFQQVDKHYGQFHVLKSINLHVEEGEVVVVVGPSGSGKSTMLRCINRLETITRGQLTVNGAAINDKKTDINKVRRDIGMVFQHFNLYPHKKVIENITLAPVKVLGVPKAEAEQTAMYYLEKVGIAGKAQSYPNQLSGGQQQRVAIARGLAMKPKIMLFDEPTSALDPEMVGEVLDVMRTLAKEGMTMVVVTHEMGFAREVADRVIFMDQGQIVEEAAPEQFFANPREERTRTFLSRVLSH
- a CDS encoding transporter substrate-binding domain-containing protein, coding for MKKSWKLLSVMMIAMLLILAGCGGNNAGGGNAAKGESGADGIATIKERGKLLVGVKFDTKLFGLKDPASGQVEGFDIDISKAIAKHILGDENAIELKEVTSKTRIPMLNNGEIDMVVATMTITEERKKEVDFSDVYFQAGQSLLVKKGSPVKGIADITKDSTVLGSKGSTSVKNIKEKVPGVTVLEFDNYQDAFTALKTGKGDALTTDDAILYGMAAQDPNYEVVGEPFTDEPYGIAVQKGNSAVVKAINDTLAELKSSGEYDKIYEKWIGKAPAK
- a CDS encoding amino acid ABC transporter permease; protein product: MQFSILTDYFSTYMEGFRGTILSSLLALAGSFLLGTLIAVFRISTVRALRWFGTGYVEFIRNIPLLLVVYIFYYGPSAFGSSLDGFTAGTIGLTVYTSAFIAEAIRAGIAAVPKGQTEAARSSGLTYVQTMIYVVLPQAIKLVIPPLGNQFINLIKNSSVLTIVAGLDLMYFADIVNSDTFRTFDTYVFVALFYLVLTLPLSYGMRVWERRLQR
- a CDS encoding amino acid ABC transporter permease — encoded protein: MDFAGAYSADNLKFLLDGLYVTLIVAFTAIILSFLLGCIIGVVRYAKVPVLSQISFVFVELSRNLPLLLIIFFMRFALPEVGIKLGLMTAAIAALTIFEGAMISEIVRGGLTSVDKGQIEAGRSSGLTGVQTLWHIVLPQGLRRMVPPLVSQFISLLKDTSLAVIISLAELMHNAGIIIGHGYNYTIPTLLLVALIYFTVNFLLSQLSKRLETKNA
- a CDS encoding ATP-binding protein, with product MGQPLNRHPYIQILLVAVVTAIAGEFKINPYAGDIFRIGLGSSAFLLFLLLFRHLPFILTGVATGVSVLLFRTGLDLAGTDFTLLEIMARHCSAMVYYIVFAVLMRVIKERMDGFHPLVLGAVAAVIDLLSNEMELLTRLFVLGTTSFRLNEWTYLMAIAMLRTYFTTGLYSSISISRLRLVQKEQNRRMEQMLGFGSGLYGEVFYLQKSIGTLEQATLDSYDLYRSLKDGGEPAHSRQVLHITQQIHEVKKDSQRILAGLTKLVDREVTGDMPLSGILRFTVKSNQKYADMLGKNITIIQQTTSDYATASYIPLLTLLNNLTANAVEAIKDTGTIYLNIYEKEEMTVLTVTDSGGGVNDRDRELLFEPGFTTKFDDEGVAATGIGLSHVQDIVRLFEGKITVSNAPYAGGAMFKIAIPTKNLRKEE
- a CDS encoding response regulator, with amino-acid sequence MPLSFCIVDDDRSARRMLQHIIEASGLGEVTGTAEGGQEGVRLILEESPDIVLMDLLMPDQDGIETIRSLQAQGCKSKFVMISQIENQDMVGRAYESGIEFFIRKPINRIEVETVLRRVNERYAMSRYLDEIKSSLEKLEGLQFGGAPAIPARRTVKDAVQPILMNMGMIGESGSRDITAIMEILMEREDAGTLPPLKELYEAVAARYKKGTSDIAKETKAIEQRLRRALATGLTHLASIGLTDYSHPKFEYYAPLYFEFEDVRAKMKEIDQGRESGKAKVNIRKFLQVMALELQEGLGR